In one Platichthys flesus chromosome 3, fPlaFle2.1, whole genome shotgun sequence genomic region, the following are encoded:
- the scarb2a gene encoding lysosome membrane protein 2a isoform X1 codes for MTRRSCAIYITGIVCAHLLIVGIALVVAQVFQTMIASRLKKEITLTEKSHFFESWKNPPPPVYMEYYFFNVTNPEVFLKGGKAVLKQIGPYTYREYRPRENVTFLENGTKIFALNPKSFVFVPEKSAGDPTKDILTTVNIPLVAVMNELKLKYNFYTRSFLSLFMLSIEVFMKRSVHEVLWGFKDPLLSKIHSLQKDVDENFGLMYKKNGTHEGEFVFHTGEQNYMDFGKIDTWNGMRKMSWWSSDQSNMINGTDGAVFHPLINRSELLYIFAADLCRSIHLAYVKDVEVKGIQAFRFAPPNDVLMSPTDNPSNEGFCVPAGDCLGTGVLKVSVCREGAPIVVSFPHFYQADPKYINAVEGLSPNKEEHETYLDLQPTTGVPIRACKRAQLNIILKRVEGFPKTRYINETIFPIMFVNETATIDDDSASQMRTMLLIVTLVSNFPLLIVGLGVILLMVLVVLLCRNRQKKNEVKRIVFTEAFHSFATAKDDTAYTQVSDKPDEPSETPANQPMKNGSYIAMSPVEPQKC; via the exons ATGACACGGAGATCCTGTGCCATCTACATCACCGGCATCGTGTGCGCTCACCTCCTGATCGTGGGGATCGCCCTGGTCGTGGCTCAAGTCTTCCAGACGATGATCGCCAGCCGGTTAAAAAAG GAAATCACTTTGACGGAGAAGAGCCACTTTTTTGAGTCATGGAAGAATCCACCACCGCCTGTTTACATGGAGTACTACTTCTTCAATGTGACCAATCCGGAGGTGTTCTTGAAAGGAGGGAAGGCAGTGCTCAAACAGATCGGACCATATACCTACAG GGAATACAGGCCGAGGGAAAACGTAACCTTCCTGGAGAACGGCACCAAGATCTTCGCCCTGAACCCCaaatcctttgtgtttgtgcccgAGAAGTCCGCCGGCGATCCCACGAAGGACATCCTCACGACTGTCAACATTCCTCTTGTG gcGGTGATGAACGAGCTGAAACTAAAGTACAACTTCTACACGCgttccttcctctccctgttcATGCTCAGCATTGAGGTGTTCATGAAACGCAGTGTCCACGAGGTCCTGTGGGGATTCAAAGACCCTCTGCTCTCCAAGATCCACTCCCTGCAGAAGGACGTGGACGAGAACTTTGGCCTGATGTACAAG aAAAATGGCACCCATGAAGGAGAGTTTGTCTTCCACACCGGCGAGCAGAACTACATGGATTTCGGCAAGATCGACACCTGGAACGGCATGAG AAAGATGTCGTGGTGGTCGTCCGATCAGAGCAACATGATCAACGGTACCGATGGTGCCGTCTTCCACCCTCTGATCAACAGGAGCGAGCTGCTCTACATCTTCGCCGCTGAtctctgcag ATCCATTCATCTGGCCTACGTGAAAGACGTGGAGGTGAAAGGCATCCAGGCGTTCCGCTTTGCCCCCCCCAATGATGTCCTCATGAGCCCCACGGACAACCCCAGCAACGAGGGCTTCTGCGTGCCAGCCGGAGACTGTCTCGGCACCGGGGTGTTAAAAGTCAGCGTTTGTCGAGAAG GCGCTCCCATCGTGGTGTCTTTCCCACACTTCTATCAAGCCGACCCCAAGTACATCAACGCCGTCGAGGGGCTCAGCCCCAACAAGGAGGAGCACGAGACGTACCTCGACCTGCAGCCG ACCACAGGAGTTCCCATTCGTGCCTGCAAGCGAGCCCAGCTCAACATCATCCTGAAAAGAGTCGAAGGGTTCCC CAAAACCAGGTACATCAACGAGACCATTTTCCCCATCATGTTCGTCAATGAG ACGGCGACGATCGACGATGACTCGGCGTCCCAGATGAGGACGATGCTCCTGATCGTGACTCTGGTTTCAAACTTCCCTTTGCTCATCGTGGGCCTGGGCGTCATCCTGCTGATGGTGCTCGTAGTCCTGCTCTGCCGAAACCGCCAGAAGAAG aATGAAGTAAAACGTATTGTTTTTACTGAAGCTTTTCATTCTTTTGCT ACGGCAAAGGACGACACGGCTTACACTCAGGTCAGCGACAAACCGGACGAGCCTTCGGAAACGCCCGCCAACCAGCCGATGAAGAACGGCTCCTACATTGCCATGTCTCCAGTGGAGCCCCAGAAGTGTTGA
- the scarb2a gene encoding lysosome membrane protein 2a isoform X2, producing MTRRSCAIYITGIVCAHLLIVGIALVVAQVFQTMIASRLKKEITLTEKSHFFESWKNPPPPVYMEYYFFNVTNPEVFLKGGKAVLKQIGPYTYREYRPRENVTFLENGTKIFALNPKSFVFVPEKSAGDPTKDILTTVNIPLVAVMNELKLKYNFYTRSFLSLFMLSIEVFMKRSVHEVLWGFKDPLLSKIHSLQKDVDENFGLMYKKNGTHEGEFVFHTGEQNYMDFGKIDTWNGMRKMSWWSSDQSNMINGTDGAVFHPLINRSELLYIFAADLCRSIHLAYVKDVEVKGIQAFRFAPPNDVLMSPTDNPSNEGFCVPAGDCLGTGVLKVSVCREGAPIVVSFPHFYQADPKYINAVEGLSPNKEEHETYLDLQPTTGVPIRACKRAQLNIILKRVEGFPKTRYINETIFPIMFVNETATIDDDSASQMRTMLLIVTLVSNFPLLIVGLGVILLMVLVVLLCRNRQKKTAKDDTAYTQVSDKPDEPSETPANQPMKNGSYIAMSPVEPQKC from the exons ATGACACGGAGATCCTGTGCCATCTACATCACCGGCATCGTGTGCGCTCACCTCCTGATCGTGGGGATCGCCCTGGTCGTGGCTCAAGTCTTCCAGACGATGATCGCCAGCCGGTTAAAAAAG GAAATCACTTTGACGGAGAAGAGCCACTTTTTTGAGTCATGGAAGAATCCACCACCGCCTGTTTACATGGAGTACTACTTCTTCAATGTGACCAATCCGGAGGTGTTCTTGAAAGGAGGGAAGGCAGTGCTCAAACAGATCGGACCATATACCTACAG GGAATACAGGCCGAGGGAAAACGTAACCTTCCTGGAGAACGGCACCAAGATCTTCGCCCTGAACCCCaaatcctttgtgtttgtgcccgAGAAGTCCGCCGGCGATCCCACGAAGGACATCCTCACGACTGTCAACATTCCTCTTGTG gcGGTGATGAACGAGCTGAAACTAAAGTACAACTTCTACACGCgttccttcctctccctgttcATGCTCAGCATTGAGGTGTTCATGAAACGCAGTGTCCACGAGGTCCTGTGGGGATTCAAAGACCCTCTGCTCTCCAAGATCCACTCCCTGCAGAAGGACGTGGACGAGAACTTTGGCCTGATGTACAAG aAAAATGGCACCCATGAAGGAGAGTTTGTCTTCCACACCGGCGAGCAGAACTACATGGATTTCGGCAAGATCGACACCTGGAACGGCATGAG AAAGATGTCGTGGTGGTCGTCCGATCAGAGCAACATGATCAACGGTACCGATGGTGCCGTCTTCCACCCTCTGATCAACAGGAGCGAGCTGCTCTACATCTTCGCCGCTGAtctctgcag ATCCATTCATCTGGCCTACGTGAAAGACGTGGAGGTGAAAGGCATCCAGGCGTTCCGCTTTGCCCCCCCCAATGATGTCCTCATGAGCCCCACGGACAACCCCAGCAACGAGGGCTTCTGCGTGCCAGCCGGAGACTGTCTCGGCACCGGGGTGTTAAAAGTCAGCGTTTGTCGAGAAG GCGCTCCCATCGTGGTGTCTTTCCCACACTTCTATCAAGCCGACCCCAAGTACATCAACGCCGTCGAGGGGCTCAGCCCCAACAAGGAGGAGCACGAGACGTACCTCGACCTGCAGCCG ACCACAGGAGTTCCCATTCGTGCCTGCAAGCGAGCCCAGCTCAACATCATCCTGAAAAGAGTCGAAGGGTTCCC CAAAACCAGGTACATCAACGAGACCATTTTCCCCATCATGTTCGTCAATGAG ACGGCGACGATCGACGATGACTCGGCGTCCCAGATGAGGACGATGCTCCTGATCGTGACTCTGGTTTCAAACTTCCCTTTGCTCATCGTGGGCCTGGGCGTCATCCTGCTGATGGTGCTCGTAGTCCTGCTCTGCCGAAACCGCCAGAAGAAG ACGGCAAAGGACGACACGGCTTACACTCAGGTCAGCGACAAACCGGACGAGCCTTCGGAAACGCCCGCCAACCAGCCGATGAAGAACGGCTCCTACATTGCCATGTCTCCAGTGGAGCCCCAGAAGTGTTGA
- the zgc:158260 gene encoding uncharacterized protein zgc:158260, whose protein sequence is MEIKNKRPLFPWYKERLQTKYLKVSTNKITSVSSGCRLVNVSLDDFSVGPSVLSKVRRVSKEHACFSRQMIRKQIGREYVNAVEEKLKQHPLVLYPHYRDHMSPELFEKVVSVLDPDMCVNSASSLPTPTAERAEEEEEENCAEPRNEDGNKAKQGATADKIDPDVLNQGPRSPYTLPMNGKGIEKGQKVKVNQLNNHKGMRAATKPFR, encoded by the exons ATGGAGATAAAAAACAAGCGGCCCCTTTTCCCTTG GTACAAGGAGAGGCTGCAGACCAAGTATCTAAAAGTCTCAACAAACAAGATCACCTCAGTCAGCAGTGGTTGTCGTTTAGTAAACGTGAGCCTGGATGACTTCAGCGTCGGACCTTCAGTCTTATCTAAGGTGCGGAGAGTCTCAAAGGAGCACGCCTGCTTCTCACGGCAGATGATCCGAAAGCAGATCGGCAGAGAATATGTGAACGCTGTGGAGGAGAAGCTCAAACAGCATCCATTAGTCCTCTACCCCCATTATAGGGACCACATGTCCCCGGAG TTATTTGAGAAGGTGGTATCTGTTCTGGACCCAGACATGTGCGTAAACAGCGCCTCTTCACTTCCTACGCCTACTGCAGAGCgtgcagaagaggaagaagaggaaaactgTGCAGAGCCGAGAAACGAGGACGGCAACAAGGCAAAACAAGGAGCAACAGCTGATAAAAT CGACCCTGATGTCCTAAATCAAGGTCCCAGAAGCCCTTATACACTTCCAATGAATGGAAAAGGTATTGAAAAAGGCCAAAAGGTCAAAGTGAATCAACTGAACAACCACAAGGGCATGAGAGCAGCCACCAAACCTTTCAGATAA